In the Populus trichocarpa isolate Nisqually-1 chromosome 1, P.trichocarpa_v4.1, whole genome shotgun sequence genome, one interval contains:
- the LOC112323355 gene encoding uncharacterized protein LOC112323355, with product MEGEERAHRNAHFQEELESLKASVARLTSLLEQTLRNASSEGPSNRPAIFVQPPTTAQPEETMSEHGQEPPYNPTFMHSMPPTPAPAVINPFVNESHKTKSSDNTDQNKMAALEARIRAIEGVDLYNPVRAVEMCLVPNVVVPKKFRVPEFIKYTGTQCPMTHLKSYYLVDAFVKQYKYNVDITPDITSLSNLEKRDKESIREYAQRWRDLAAQVHPPLLDKEMVTLFANTLKDPYYEHVMGSSAQQFTDVVAVAERIEQGVKSGKSGRISAPVEKKGFEGKKKEVDHVEGRKNPFQKYHTLSPSPQISNINLNPTRKPEPQTKHQRVQEQLPPLPLPLNEMYRKLLSIGYIAPEPLTPLQPPYPNWYKPDLTCEYHAGAAGHNIHTCSAFKKRLMYLIKAGWITFEGTPNVSSNPLPNHASGTGSVMFCIKR from the exons ATGGAAGGTGAAGAGCGTGCTCACCGTAACGCCCATTTCCAAGAAGagttagaatctctgaaagcaAGCGTGGCTCGCctcactagcttactcgagcaaacactTAGAAATGCCTCTAGTGAAGGTCCTTCCAACCGGCCTGCTATTTTTGTTCAGCCTCCAACAACCGCTCAACCCGAAGAAACAATGAGTGAACATGGTCAAGAACCTCCATACAATCCAACTTTTATGCACTCAATGCCACCGACACCAGCCCCTGCGGTCATAAATCCATTTGTCAATGAGTCCCACAAGACCAAGTCATCCGATAACACTGATCAAAATAAGATGGCAGCGCTGGAAGCCCGAATCAGAGCCATTGAAGGGGTAGACTTGTACAATCCAGTACGGGCAGTAGAAATGTGTTTGGTCCCAAATGTGGTTGTCCCGAAGAAGTTTCGTGTTcctgaattcatcaaatatacTGGAACACAATGCCCCATGACTCATCTCAAATCCTACT ACTTGGTGGATGCTTTTGTCAAGCAATACAAGTATAATGTGGACATCACTCCTGACATAACCAGTTTGTCCAACTTAGAGAAAAGGGACAAGGAAAGCATAAGGGAATATGCTCAAAGGTGGAGAGACCTAGCTGCTCAAGTACATCCTCCACTCCTGGATAAAGAGATGGTCACTCTATTTGCCAACACGCTCAAGGACCCATACTACGAGCATGTGATGGGTAGTTCGGCCCAACAATTTACTGACGTTGTGGCAGTAGCTGAACGCATAGAGCAAGGAGTAAAGAGTGGAAAGAGTGGTAGAATCTCTGCACCTGTGGAGAAAAAGGGCTTTGAAGGTAAAAAGAAAGAGGTTGACCATGTTGAGGGTAGGAAGAatccatttcaaaaataccacaCTCTATCCCCTTCACCCCAAATTTCCAACATCAATCTCAACCCTACAAGAAAACCTGAGcctcaaaccaaacaccaaagaGTCCAAGAACAACTACCTCCATTACCGCTGCCCTTAAATGAGATGTACCGAAAGCTACTGAGCATCGGTTATATAGCTCCAGAACCCTTGACACCTCTGCAACCACCTTACCCTAACTGGTACAAGCCTGACCTCACTTGCGAGTATCATGCTGGTGCCGCAGGACACAACATTCATACTTGCAGTGCCTTCAAGAAGAGGCTCATGTATTTGATTAAAGCTGGATGGATAACCTTCGAAGGAACTCCAAACGTGAGTTCGAACCCTTTACCCAATCATGCTTCAGGTACTGGATCTGTAATGTTTTGTATTAAAAGATAG
- the LOC7465139 gene encoding ABC transporter G family member 15 — protein MEIEVASSSYSAKSSSVSISTKGGDGGSSSMYQEKVASEGGAERGVYLVWEDLTVVLPNFGNGPTRRLLQGLRGFAEPGRIMAIMGPSGSGKSTLLDSLAGRLSRNVIMTGSVLFNGKKRRLDAGVAYVTQEDVLLGTLTVRETITYTANLRLPNTMRKEEIDCVVEGTIMEMGLQDCADRMVGNWHLRGISGGEKKRLSIAIEILTRPHLLFLDEPTSGLDSASAFFVIQTLRNIARDGRTIISSIHQPSSEVFALFDDLFLLSGGETVYFGDAKMAIEFFAEAGFPCPRRRNPSDHFLRCINSDFDAITATLKGSQKIRDVPISADPLMSFATEEIKSRLVEKYRRSNYAQKAKARVKEISAIEGLEVETQSGSEASWRKQLSTLTRRSFVNMSRDVGYYWARIVIYIVVSICVGTIYHDVGHDYTAILARVACGGFITGFMTFMSIGGFPSFIEEMKVFYREKLNGYYGVTVFILSNYFSSFPFLVTIALLTGTICFYLVKFRSGFNHYVFFCLNIFGAISVIESLMMVVASLVPNFLTGLITGAGIIGIMMMTSGFFRLLPDLPKPFWRYPVSYINFGAWGIQGAYKNDFLGLEFEPLVPGEPKISGEFVVTRMFGVPLDHSKWWDLSAIYLILVCYRILFFVVLKLKERALPFVKDLYSKRTLRIIEKRPSFRKAPSFSSSRHQPLHSLSSQEGLNSPLN, from the exons ATGGAGATAGAGGTGGCGAGTAGTAGTTACAGTGCTAAGAGTAGCAGTGTTAGTATTAGTACTAAAGGTGGTGATGGTGGTAGCAGTAGCATGTATCAAGAAAAGGTGGCATCGGAAGGTGGAGCGGAGAGGGGGGTCTATTTGGTGTGGGAGGATCTAACTGTGGTGTTGCCAAATTTTGGAAATGGTCCAACAAGAAGGCTGCTCCAAGGACTTAGAGGGTTTGCTGAGCCAGGTAGGATCATGGCTATCATGGGTCCGTCTGGGTCTGGAAAATCCACTCTTCTTGATTCACTAGCAG GTAGACTGTCAAGAAATGTCATAATGACTGGAAGTGTTCTTTTCAATGGAAAGAAGAGGAGGCTAGACGCTGGTGTT GCTTATGTGACACAAGAGGATGTGTTGTTAGGAACTCTTACAGTCAGAGAAACGATCACTTACACTGCAAATTTAAGGCTTCCAAATACGATGAGAAAGGAGGAGATTGATTGCGTCGTAGAAGGAACGATCATGGAAATGGGTCTCCAAGATTGTGCTGATCGGATGGTTGGAAACTGGCATTTGAGAGGCATAAGTGGTGGTGAAAAGAAGAGATTAAGTATTGCAATAGAAATCCTCACAAGGCCACATCTCTTGTTCCTTGATGAACCTACTAGTGGTCTTGATAGTGCCTCAGCATTCTTCGTAATTCAAACACTTAGAAATATAGCTCGCGATGGAAGGACAATTATATCTTCAATTCACCAGCCAAGTAGTGAAGTTTTTGCACTCTTTGATGATCTTTTCTTACTCTCCGGTGGTGAAACTGTCTATTTTGGAGATGCAAAGATGGCTATAGAG TTCTTTGCTGAAGCTGGTTTTCCATGTCCAAGAAGAAGGAATCCTTCTGATCACTTTCTACGCTGTATAAATTCAGACTTTGATGCTATAACAGCTACACTGAAAGGATCTCAAAAAATTCGA GATGTCCCTATCTCGGCAGATCCTTTGATGAGTTTTGCAACAGAAGAGATCAAATCAAGACTTGTTGAGAAATATAGGCGCTCGAACTATGCGCAAAAGGCCAAAGCAAGGGTTAAGGAGATATCAGCTATT GAAGGACTGGAAGTTGAAACTCAAAGTGGAAGTGAAGCAAGCTGGCGAAAGCAACTCTCAACACTGACCCGAAGATCATTTGTGAACATGTCCAGAGATGTGGGATATTACTGGGCAAGGATAGTGATCTACATAGTTGTTTCCATCTGTGTTGGTACAATCTATCATGATGTTGGGCATGACTACACTGCGATCTTGGCTAGGGTAGCTTGTGGGGGATTTATAACTGGCTTCATGACTTTTATGTCTATTGGAGGCTTCCCTTCTTTCATTGAAGAAATGAAG GTTTTTTATCGAGAAAAGCTTAATGGCTATTATGGGGTTACAGTGTTTATCCTGTCCAATTACTTCTCCTCTTTCCCGTTCTTGGTTACGATCGCTCTCCTCACCGGGACCATATGTTTTTACTTGGTGAAATTTCGATCGGGATTTAATCATTACGTATTTTTCTGTCTCAATATCTTCGGCGCCATTTCTGTTATAGAGAGCCTGATGATGGTTGTAGCTTCACTGGTCCCCAATTTCTTGACGGGACTGATTACTGGGGCTGGAATCATT GGGATCATGATGATGACCTCTGGTTTCTTCAGATTGCTGCCTGATCTTCCAAAACCGTTCTGGCGCTATCCAGTTTCGTATATCAATTTTGGAGCCTGGGGAATTCAG GGTGCCTACAAGAATGATTTCCTCGGACTTGAGTTTGAGCCTCTAGTACCTGGTGAGCCAAAAATATCTGGAGAATTTGTTGTCACACGTATGTTTGGCGTCCCCCTAGATCATTCGAAGTGGTGGGATTTATCTGCTATTTATCTCATTCTTGTATGCTATCGGATTCTATTCTTCGTTGTGCTCAAGCTCAAGGAGAGAGCTTTGCCATTCGTTAAGGATCTTTACAGTAAGAGAACTTTGCGAATAATTGAAAAGAGGCCTTCCTTCAGGAAAGCACCATCTTTTTCTTCCAGCAGGCATCAGCCTCTCCACTCGCTGTCTTCTCAAGAGGGCCTTAACTCTCCACTCAACTAG